A genomic stretch from Desulfurococcaceae archaeon MEX13E-LK6-19 includes:
- a CDS encoding glycoside hydrolase: protein MYSVKKLSSLVPVKTVDNIEAYIVSEKPAVSPGSSLKAIALISNKSSTERNINVKIKYQCSDGKETLIYDGQVKIGSMASLTITTDVPLGEKHGEHKLVLYINDKIVDESLFIVDEPLDKPTLFTIVWHHHQAPNYTPDGKIHAPWAFVYVWGAYLSPYGYGPYHYHSVLLSKKPGFKTTYNLSPSLLKQWLDAIERGIVFTDGKKLDSNTPEIELVRETLENYRNALHRGQIDVLTSIYAHTIGGFLVDVLDASDIVDEEISYGKEITRKAMGSNYDATGIWTPEMAFSMGLIPIYASNGIKYTVLDDQHHFRFAEGDKNSQYEPYLVINSGTGDYITVFFRDHELSDIIGFMNVFMSEHHAWRNAYETAYRILKKALSTHASTLVLALDGENWMVFSKNPPMTAYYLDKLSDYLISIDQEKFMKLSHLREMLEKCPPQRVLKHIPTNSWLGTFRKWRGEKQEHEEYWIKVVEKYRILKAYERIIGKRDEVSTQARWCLWHALDSDYWWAEFWSPKVIDMWLNEFEKTVPQKLSLIKISDIEIAGEPVEGGKISILIKTVNKTDKEIKPIIRVRGIDIRIEEGSEIKPIVVKPMSSYDRVVKARVLTWGRVFIIAAITADGYIIDVKTKEFYVKPFIRPNPV, encoded by the coding sequence ATATATTCGGTGAAAAAATTGAGCTCCCTAGTACCTGTAAAGACTGTGGATAATATTGAAGCCTATATTGTTTCGGAAAAACCAGCCGTATCCCCAGGTTCAAGTTTGAAAGCCATTGCCCTTATTTCAAATAAGTCATCCACAGAGAGAAATATCAATGTGAAAATAAAATATCAATGCAGCGATGGTAAAGAGACATTAATATATGATGGACAAGTTAAAATAGGTTCGATGGCTTCATTAACAATAACAACTGATGTGCCTCTAGGCGAGAAACATGGTGAACATAAACTTGTTCTCTATATCAATGATAAGATTGTAGACGAATCATTATTCATTGTCGATGAACCCCTGGACAAACCAACACTATTCACTATAGTATGGCATCATCATCAAGCACCAAATTATACTCCAGACGGGAAAATCCATGCACCATGGGCTTTTGTCTACGTATGGGGGGCATATCTATCGCCATATGGTTATGGACCATATCATTATCACTCAGTACTTCTCTCGAAGAAACCAGGGTTTAAGACAACATACAATTTGAGTCCTAGTTTACTTAAACAATGGCTTGATGCCATTGAGAGAGGTATTGTTTTTACTGATGGAAAGAAGCTTGACTCAAACACACCTGAAATAGAGCTTGTGAGGGAGACTCTAGAAAATTACAGGAATGCTCTTCATAGAGGACAAATAGATGTTTTGACAAGCATTTACGCTCATACCATAGGAGGATTCCTCGTAGATGTTCTTGATGCAAGTGACATAGTTGATGAGGAAATAAGCTATGGTAAAGAAATAACGAGGAAAGCCATGGGCAGCAACTATGATGCCACCGGGATCTGGACTCCAGAAATGGCGTTTTCCATGGGTCTCATACCAATTTATGCTTCCAACGGCATAAAATATACTGTACTTGATGATCAGCATCATTTTAGGTTCGCTGAGGGAGATAAGAACTCTCAATACGAACCATATCTTGTAATAAATAGCGGTACAGGGGATTACATAACAGTATTCTTTAGAGACCACGAGTTAAGCGATATCATAGGATTCATGAATGTTTTCATGAGCGAGCATCATGCTTGGAGGAATGCCTATGAAACAGCTTATCGTATTTTAAAGAAAGCATTGTCTACACACGCTTCAACACTCGTACTAGCACTTGATGGAGAGAACTGGATGGTTTTCAGTAAAAACCCTCCAATGACAGCATATTACCTTGATAAACTATCCGACTACCTTATATCAATAGACCAAGAAAAGTTCATGAAACTTTCTCACCTAAGAGAAATGCTTGAAAAATGCCCGCCCCAACGCGTATTAAAACACATACCAACCAACAGCTGGCTTGGAACATTTAGGAAGTGGAGAGGAGAAAAACAAGAACACGAAGAGTACTGGATTAAAGTCGTAGAAAAATACAGGATACTCAAAGCATACGAGAGAATCATCGGCAAGAGAGATGAAGTGAGTACGCAAGCCAGGTGGTGTCTATGGCATGCTCTTGATAGTGATTATTGGTGGGCAGAGTTTTGGAGCCCCAAAGTAATAGATATGTGGTTAAATGAGTTCGAGAAAACAGTTCCACAGAAACTCTCCCTGATTAAGATAAGCGACATAGAAATCGCTGGCGAACCAGTTGAAGGAGGAAAAATAAGTATTCTCATAAAAACAGTTAATAAGACAGACAAAGAGATCAAGCCAATAATAAGAGTTAGAGGAATAGATATTAGGATCGAGGAAGGGAGTGAAATAAAACCAATTGTTGTAAAGCCTATGTCAAGCTATGACAGGGTAGTTAAGGCCAGAGTACTTACGTGGGGGAGAGTATTCATTATTGCTGCTATAACAGCTGACGGCTATATCATTGATGTTAAGACTAAAGAATTCTATGTAAAGCCATTTATTAGACCTAACCCAGTGTAA
- a CDS encoding ABC transporter ATP-binding protein, whose protein sequence is MARVRLVDVVKRFGKTIAVDHINLDIKDGEFFALLGPSGSGKSTTLRLIAGLEVPDEGEIWIDDKLVNNVHPKHRDVAMVFQNYALYPHLKVFDNIAFPLIARKKELGLTKEDIKKRVIEVAKMLNIVDLLDRYPNQLSGGQQQRVALARALVRRPKVWLLDEPLSNLDAKLRLMMRVELKKLQKELGITTIYVTHDQIEAMSMADRIAVMDRGKILQVGTPYELYYKPANTFVATFIGTPPMNLINCVFKELSEPVKLFNKQEKTKYVLEYHAIRIPIPETIGNEIKKKGYGPEIILGIRPEFMRLSKEPPAGREGVIKTRVIVVEPLGSEIIVTIKINDDLLRVKMPPGVSFSMNEEVYLDIDWDRIILFDGKTGKSII, encoded by the coding sequence TTGGCTAGAGTAAGACTTGTTGATGTTGTTAAGAGATTCGGGAAAACCATTGCTGTAGACCATATAAACCTTGATATAAAGGATGGTGAGTTCTTCGCACTTCTAGGACCATCTGGCTCCGGCAAAAGCACTACATTAAGACTAATAGCGGGCCTCGAAGTACCTGATGAAGGAGAAATATGGATCGATGACAAGCTCGTTAATAATGTTCATCCAAAACACCGTGATGTAGCAATGGTTTTCCAAAACTATGCGCTTTACCCGCATCTAAAAGTCTTTGACAACATAGCATTTCCTCTTATAGCAAGAAAGAAAGAGCTTGGACTAACAAAAGAAGATATCAAGAAGAGGGTTATTGAAGTAGCTAAAATGCTTAACATAGTGGATCTGCTAGATAGATATCCTAATCAATTGTCTGGAGGCCAGCAACAACGTGTTGCATTAGCCAGAGCACTAGTTAGAAGACCCAAGGTATGGCTTTTAGACGAGCCATTATCTAATCTCGATGCTAAACTGAGACTTATGATGAGAGTTGAGCTAAAGAAGCTTCAAAAGGAGTTAGGCATAACAACAATTTATGTAACTCATGACCAGATTGAAGCAATGTCAATGGCTGACAGAATAGCTGTCATGGATCGTGGTAAGATACTACAAGTAGGCACACCATACGAGCTATACTACAAGCCGGCAAACACTTTTGTGGCAACATTCATCGGAACACCACCAATGAATTTAATTAATTGCGTATTTAAAGAACTAAGCGAGCCAGTGAAACTCTTTAACAAACAAGAGAAAACAAAATACGTTCTCGAGTACCATGCAATCCGTATACCTATACCTGAAACCATAGGGAACGAAATAAAGAAGAAAGGATACGGGCCCGAAATAATATTGGGTATAAGACCAGAGTTTATGCGTTTGTCAAAAGAACCTCCCGCAGGAAGAGAGGGTGTAATAAAGACTCGCGTTATCGTCGTCGAACCTCTTGGTTCAGAAATTATAGTGACCATAAAGATTAACGATGACCTATTGCGTGTAAAGATGCCTCCTGGTGTATCATTTAGTATGAATGAAGAAGTATATTTGGATATTGACTGGGATAGAATAATATTATTCGATGGAAAGACAGGTAAATCCATTATATAA
- a CDS encoding pullulanase, which yields MIYKNKFIALLVLSVLLLSSLMAALPTKSQETNKLYVMIVWHYHQPWYYNENETAFILPWVRLHSVGNYYKMGYILQKHPDIKVTFTFSGSLLTQLLDYERGLMDYREIISWKIANGENLTDEEIVSMLRIPGGFFDINWARIVDQIPRYSELRDKAQNVFKICSVLPEEEMIHCIASKFYPQELIDLAVMFNLFWMDPEVVREQYPTLYDLMERAKTEALPKFNTTELRMVLEAHHEIISKIIPLYKNLTETGQVEIIPVPFSHPLAPIIADFGWTEDLKLHVNKSVELFNTYFNYTPAGIWPAEQAINEYVLQAFAEAGINWTISDESILAKAGIDTTSLDNIGRPWYIDFNGKRLYIIFRDTELSNLISFEYSKWDPEQAAEDLVNRLLQIAQSSDGTHFIVIALDGENPWEHYEEFGDTFLHALYSKLSEMQQQGLLETITPREYLKLYADKAKELPLGTYQYLDLQGKDIADIPQDSYGDAYDQLPRKTVESRIPEGSWAGELNIWIGDRQENSAWMWFAKARSDILNALGVNSILEAYNIAPQAVEYLLKAEASDWWWWYGGDGGGSPQTFDPLFKAFLRRAYELVNLTPPDYLKASFYPDTTPRFTLNVDVPKPVDSVPAIDGNLEDTWALDVSTGKGLNITIGLNYTINAYLLVDGYGMSLAIIPKDSSLLQDPDLEIALYITNPRRSTSPYTPGYNTYPRYGNRDLGIGLAIEVLIKPAEGKAYINYADGTGGFIQIYKIDVAVGNVVELQVPWVYVGLTAGDIAYLTIATFYNHQLVETATKFDGVYKVYVPALVTGPAGNVIFEMDDPEGDDDGAGGYTYPTAPVFKPGVFDMLKFQVIDLGDTLQFAITVKDLGGNPWNGPNGFCLQYIHIYIRTMPDQPGRTDTFGLWINVSEDSAWQVAILVAPGWGTDPVPDGERAAIYYANNTVVVQDGDFKVYADPTANTIYAEVKKSLLPGIDNIENWVYVVVLTSYDGYGEARIRPFGVQASDWVVGAGTKYAEAILKGVVPRVMDLLAPTAELQYEMLNTFDASAGTYAVVSGVSKVMAPPTGETVTVTETTTITETTTETTTVSTTITETQTTTHTTTETTTVSITTTETTTETTTETITETNTAYLGGAFAAGLILGLIIMLAISRRG from the coding sequence TATTACAATGAAAACGAAACAGCGTTTATACTGCCATGGGTTAGACTACATAGCGTTGGCAACTACTATAAAATGGGCTATATCCTCCAGAAACATCCTGATATCAAAGTAACGTTTACGTTCTCAGGTTCATTGCTAACACAGCTTCTAGACTACGAGAGAGGATTGATGGATTATAGAGAAATAATATCATGGAAAATAGCTAATGGTGAAAACCTTACGGATGAAGAAATAGTGTCAATGCTTAGAATACCCGGAGGATTCTTCGATATAAACTGGGCTAGGATAGTCGACCAGATACCCAGGTACTCAGAACTCAGAGATAAGGCACAAAACGTATTCAAGATCTGTTCAGTGCTGCCGGAAGAAGAAATGATACACTGTATAGCATCAAAATTCTACCCACAAGAACTCATAGACCTCGCTGTAATGTTCAACTTGTTCTGGATGGACCCAGAAGTAGTTAGGGAACAGTATCCTACTCTCTACGATCTCATGGAGCGTGCTAAAACAGAGGCTTTACCAAAGTTCAACACTACAGAGCTCAGAATGGTTCTTGAAGCCCACCACGAGATAATAAGCAAGATAATACCATTGTATAAGAACCTAACTGAGACAGGCCAAGTAGAGATAATACCTGTACCATTTAGCCATCCATTGGCACCGATTATAGCAGACTTTGGATGGACTGAAGACCTCAAGCTACATGTCAACAAGAGCGTAGAACTATTCAACACATACTTCAACTATACACCGGCAGGAATATGGCCTGCAGAGCAAGCAATCAACGAATATGTACTGCAAGCATTTGCTGAAGCAGGTATAAACTGGACAATAAGCGACGAGTCAATATTAGCCAAGGCAGGCATTGATACGACTAGTCTCGACAACATAGGGAGACCATGGTATATAGACTTCAATGGCAAGAGACTGTATATAATATTCAGAGACACTGAACTAAGTAACTTAATAAGCTTTGAATACTCCAAATGGGATCCTGAACAAGCCGCTGAAGATCTTGTTAACAGGCTACTACAGATAGCCCAGTCAAGTGATGGAACACACTTTATAGTAATAGCTCTTGACGGAGAGAACCCATGGGAACACTACGAGGAGTTTGGAGACACATTCCTACACGCATTATACAGTAAGCTAAGTGAAATGCAGCAGCAAGGACTATTAGAAACAATAACTCCACGTGAATACTTGAAGTTATATGCTGATAAAGCCAAGGAACTCCCACTAGGAACATACCAGTATCTTGACCTACAAGGCAAGGACATAGCCGATATACCACAGGACAGCTACGGAGACGCCTATGATCAGTTACCAAGAAAAACTGTCGAATCAAGAATCCCCGAGGGCTCTTGGGCTGGCGAATTAAACATCTGGATTGGTGATAGACAAGAAAACAGCGCATGGATGTGGTTTGCTAAAGCAAGAAGCGATATACTCAATGCTCTCGGTGTAAACAGTATTCTCGAAGCCTACAACATTGCTCCACAAGCAGTCGAGTACCTATTGAAAGCTGAGGCAAGCGACTGGTGGTGGTGGTACGGAGGAGACGGTGGTGGTTCGCCACAGACATTTGACCCCTTATTCAAGGCATTCCTTAGGAGAGCATACGAACTAGTCAATCTCACGCCACCAGACTACCTGAAGGCAAGCTTCTATCCAGATACAACACCTAGATTCACACTAAACGTTGACGTACCAAAGCCTGTTGATAGCGTACCAGCCATTGACGGCAATCTTGAAGACACTTGGGCACTTGATGTCAGCACTGGAAAAGGACTTAACATAACAATAGGCCTAAACTACACAATCAACGCATACCTTCTTGTTGATGGATATGGCATGAGCTTAGCTATTATACCCAAAGACAGTAGCCTACTACAAGACCCCGACCTAGAGATAGCACTATACATCACGAACCCGAGGAGAAGCACAAGCCCATACACACCAGGATACAACACTTATCCAAGATACGGCAATAGAGACCTAGGCATAGGCTTGGCTATTGAAGTACTGATCAAGCCCGCTGAAGGAAAAGCCTACATCAACTATGCTGATGGAACCGGCGGATTCATACAAATATACAAGATTGATGTCGCCGTCGGAAATGTTGTAGAACTACAAGTACCATGGGTTTATGTGGGTCTCACTGCAGGCGATATAGCATACCTGACTATAGCAACATTCTACAACCATCAACTCGTTGAGACAGCTACAAAGTTCGACGGTGTATACAAGGTTTATGTACCAGCTTTGGTCACAGGACCAGCTGGCAATGTTATATTCGAGATGGATGACCCCGAAGGCGACGATGATGGTGCGGGAGGTTATACTTACCCAACAGCACCAGTATTCAAGCCCGGAGTCTTCGACATGCTGAAATTCCAGGTAATAGATCTTGGAGACACGCTACAATTCGCCATAACAGTGAAAGATCTTGGCGGTAACCCATGGAACGGACCCAACGGATTCTGTCTACAGTATATACACATCTACATAAGGACGATGCCTGACCAGCCTGGTAGAACAGACACATTCGGACTATGGATCAATGTGAGCGAGGATAGTGCATGGCAGGTAGCGATACTAGTAGCACCCGGCTGGGGAACAGACCCCGTACCAGATGGTGAGAGAGCTGCAATCTATTATGCCAACAATACTGTTGTAGTACAAGATGGTGACTTCAAAGTATACGCTGACCCAACAGCAAACACAATATATGCTGAAGTCAAGAAGTCGCTACTGCCAGGAATAGACAACATTGAAAACTGGGTTTACGTAGTGGTTCTAACAAGCTACGACGGCTATGGCGAAGCCAGAATAAGACCGTTTGGCGTACAAGCAAGTGACTGGGTTGTCGGAGCAGGCACAAAGTACGCTGAAGCAATACTCAAAGGAGTAGTACCAAGAGTTATGGACCTACTGGCGCCAACAGCCGAACTCCAGTACGAGATGCTAAACACGTTTGACGCTTCAGCCGGAACTTACGCTGTTGTAAGTGGTGTAAGCAAAGTAATGGCTCCACCCACAGGTGAAACAGTCACCGTAACAGAGACAACAACAATAACAGAGACGACTACAGAAACAACTACGGTATCAACAACAATAACTGAGACACAAACCACAACACATACAACAACAGAAACAACAACAGTTTCTATAACCACAACAGAAACAACCACAGAAACCACCACCGAGACAATCACAGAAACCAACACAGCATACCTAGGCGGAGCATTTGCAGCCGGACTAATACTCGGATTAATAATAATGCTAGCAATATCAAGAAGAGGCTAA